The Cataglyphis hispanica isolate Lineage 1 chromosome 5, ULB_Chis1_1.0, whole genome shotgun sequence genome has a segment encoding these proteins:
- the LOC126849964 gene encoding cholinesterase isoform X1 translates to MAVCRQRASVGRLVIFCYFYELLIVVFAQDNIAPGSRYYNRDGVYVPQDASGYRTYVYKDRRYGYQPSYLDPIYRGPTRAPEDRYLYDETTARLPLPGILSGWREDLQGRERPDSKNIRDRSIMVVTNYGQVEGFKVQLYDDPNARHRPWNVAVERVTKNVNVFLGIPYAMPPIKEGRFKPPRSHRGWQLIQAVDWGPACPQPSEYTGATKGVRDVDEDCLYLNIFTPSVNSGLANKYAVMFYIHGGEFTHGASNLFPAHMLAAFYNVVVVSINYRLGALGFLSTGDENSPGNYGIFDQAMALQWVYDNIAAFNGNPDSITLFGPGAGAASAGILMIAPRTRHMVSKVIAQSGSALADWAVIIDKYQAQNTSRVYAQMLGCSIESSWKLVQCLKDGRSFLELGNSELKPHVGMFPWAPVLDSNFTIPQDDWYEGWRKSDWRLFTEIPKESFKAGKYRKDIAYMAGVTTQEAAYIIKNNITLARNGYIINFELFNQSLQELILRYNYTLNPQGVYEAIKYRYTYWPDPMNVTHIREQYINLLSDLLFVAPFDETAKLLVERHVPTYLYVLNTSIEALNLPEWARVPHDTELLWLTGAPFMDSEFFPQKLKLSRDMWTDNDRNMSRFFMEAYSNFAKYGNPTPSQILGMHFELARYGQLRYLNINTTFNSSIQINYRQTESAFWSMYLPTVIGYLVPTYPPVTEYWWEPKQPLQIAFWSMSTACLLLLVLSVVCCMLWRNAKRQSDHYYSGDILMVREDEHSEGIENLTRASKENIYEYRDVPIKSRIPRQNEAKLQERLAHNRKFNSTPSLHSSSNVSLKDMRSEGFVTSSPNGQPKLTKTMSQSTLPKAKSKTLLVQGVPQTAV, encoded by the exons ATGGCTGTTTGTAGACAACGCGCGTCCGTTGGACGCCttgttattttttgctatttttatgaGCTGTTGATTGTCGTGTTCGCCCAAGACAACATCGCGCCTGGTAGCCGATACTACAATCGTGACGGTGTATATGTACCGCAAGATGCGTCTGGCTACAGGACTTACGTATATAAGGACAGAAGGTACGGCTATCAGCCTAGTTACCTGGATCCTATTTACAGAGGACCTACGAGAGCACCCGAGGATCGGTATCTTTATGAC gaaaCAACAGCAAGGCTCCCATTACCAGGAATATTGAGTGGCTGGCGCGAAGATCTTCAAGGGAGAGAAAGACCagattcaaaaaatatcagagaTAGAAGTATAATGGTAGTTACAAATTATGGTCAAGTTGAAGGCTTCAAAGTTCAGTTGTATGATGATCCAAATGCAAGGCATAGGCCTTGGAATGTGGCAGTGGAAAGAGtcacaaaaaatgttaatgtattTTTGGGTATTCCTTATGCTATGCCGCCTATTAAAGAAGGTCGCTTCAAACCTCCCAGATCGCACag AGGATGGCAACTTATACAAGCTGTTGATTGGGGACCAGCTTGTCCCCAGCCTAGTGAATATACTGGTGCTACAAAAGGTGTGCGGGATGTTGATGaagattgtttatatttaaatatatttacacctTCT GTTAATTCTGGATTAGCAAACAAATATGCAGTAATGTTCTATATACATGGCGGTGAGTTTACTCATGGGGCTAGTAATTTGTTTCCAGCTCACATGTTAGCTGCCTTCTATAATGTTGTAGtagtatcaattaattatcgccTTGGTGCTCTTG GATTTTTAAGTACTGGAGATGAGAATAGCCCTGGAAATTATGGAATTTTTGATCAAGCAATGGCATTGCAATGGGTATATGACAATATAGCTGCTTTCAATGGAAATCCTGATTCTATAACACTTTTTGGACCAGGTGCTGGAGCTGCAAGTGCAGGAATATTAATGATTGCGCCTAG AACTCGACATATGGTATCGAAAGTAATTGCGCAATCAGGTTCAGCTCTAGCTGATTGGGCAGTGATAATAGATAAGTACCAAGCACAAAATACATCTCGGGTATATGCACAAATGCTTGGCTGCAGTATAGAGAGCAGTTGGAAATTAGTGCAATGTCTAAAAGATGGACGTAGTTTCCTCGAATTAGGAAATTCTGAATTAAAACCACATGTTGGAATGTTTCCATGGGCACCTGTACTAGATTCCAACTTTACAATACCTCAAGATGATTGGTATGAGGGTTGGAGGAAATCTGACTGGCGTCTTTTTACAGAAATACCGAAAGAGAGTTTTAAAGCTGGTAAATATAGAAAGGATATAGCTTATATGGCTGGTGTCACAACTCAGGAAGCagcatatattataa agaataatattacattagcAAGAAAtggatacataataaattttgaactaTTTAATCAAAGTCTTCAGGaattaattttgcgatataattacaCTTTAAATCCACAAGGTGTTTATGAagcgataaaatatagatacacTTACTGGCCAGATCCAATGAATGTTACACATATACGTGAacagtatataaat ctcTTATCAGACTTGCTTTTTGTTGCACCATTTGATGAAACAGCAAAGCTTCTTGTGGAGAGGCATGTACCAACCTATCTATATGTTCTAAATACATCGATAGAAGCGCTCAATTTACCAGAATGGGCTAGAGTACCCCATGATACAGAACTTCTGTGGCTGACAGGAGCACCATTTATGGATTCTG AATTTTTCccacaaaaattgaaattaagtCGAGATATGTGGACTGACAATGATCGTAATATGAGTCGTTTTTTCATGGAAGCATAttctaattttgcaaaatatgg aaaCCCGACGCCTTCGCAAATATTGGGAATGCATTTTGAACTTGCTCGTTATGGTCAATTACGATATCTCAATATCAATACAACGTTTAATAGctctattcaaataaattatcgtcAAACGGAAAGTGCGTTTTGGTCCATGTATTTGCCGACTGTTATTGGTTATCTTGTTCCTACATATCCTCCTGTTACAGAA TATTGGTGGGAACCTAAACAGCCACTGCAAATCGCATTTTGGTCAATGTCAACAGCATGCTTGCTGCTACTTGTACTCTCTGTGGTATGCTGTATGCTTTGGCGTAATGCCAAAAG ACAATCTGATCACTACTATAGCGGAGACATCCTGATGGTACGAGAGGATGAGCATTCCGAGGGAATCGAGAATTTAACACGTgcatcaaaagaaaatatatacgagtATCGTGATGTACCAATAAAGTCCAGAATACCACGTCAGAACGAAGCAAAACTACAAGAACGTTTAGCACataacagaaaatttaattctacacCCTCATTACATAGCAGTTCTAATGTCTCATTGAAAGACATGAGATCAGAGGGTTTTGTTACAAGTTCACCTAATGGTCAGCCTAAGCTAACAAAAACAATGAGTCAATCTACACTGCCGAAAGCTAAAAGTAAGACACTTTTAGTACAAGGAGTACCACAAACAgctgtttaa
- the LOC126849964 gene encoding cholinesterase isoform X2, whose protein sequence is MAVCRQRASVGRLVIFCYFYELLIVVFAQDNIAPGSRYYNRDGVYVPQDASGYRTYVYKDRRYGYQPSYLDPIYRGPTRAPEDRYLYDETTARLPLPGILSGWREDLQGRERPDSKNIRDRSIMVVTNYGQVEGFKVQLYDDPNARHRPWNVAVERVTKNVNVFLGIPYAMPPIKEGRFKPPRSHRGWQLIQAVDWGPACPQPSEYTGATKGVRDVDEDCLYLNIFTPSVNSGLANKYAVMFYIHGGEFTHGASNLFPAHMLAAFYNVVVVSINYRLGALGFLSTGDENSPGNYGIFDQAMALQWVYDNIAAFNGNPDSITLFGPGAGAASAGILMIAPRTRHMVSKVIAQSGSALADWAVIIDKYQAQNTSRVYAQMLGCSIESSWKLVQCLKDGRSFLELGNSELKPHVGMFPWAPVLDSNFTIPQDDWYEGWRKSDWRLFTEIPKESFKAGKYRKDIAYMAGVTTQEAAYIIKNNITLARNGYIINFELFNQSLQELILRYNYTLNPQGVYEAIKYRYTYWPDPMNVTHIREQYINLLSDLLFVAPFDETAKLLVERHVPTYLYVLNTSIEALNLPEWARVPHDTELLWLTGAPFMDSEFFPQKLKLSRDMWTDNDRNMSRFFMEAYSNFAKYGNPTPSQILGMHFELARYGQLRYLNINTTFNSSIQINYRQTESAFWSMYLPTVIGYLVPTYPPVTEYWWEPKQPLQIAFWSMSTACLLLLVLSVVCCMLWRNAKSKTKAARTSADNLITTIAETS, encoded by the exons ATGGCTGTTTGTAGACAACGCGCGTCCGTTGGACGCCttgttattttttgctatttttatgaGCTGTTGATTGTCGTGTTCGCCCAAGACAACATCGCGCCTGGTAGCCGATACTACAATCGTGACGGTGTATATGTACCGCAAGATGCGTCTGGCTACAGGACTTACGTATATAAGGACAGAAGGTACGGCTATCAGCCTAGTTACCTGGATCCTATTTACAGAGGACCTACGAGAGCACCCGAGGATCGGTATCTTTATGAC gaaaCAACAGCAAGGCTCCCATTACCAGGAATATTGAGTGGCTGGCGCGAAGATCTTCAAGGGAGAGAAAGACCagattcaaaaaatatcagagaTAGAAGTATAATGGTAGTTACAAATTATGGTCAAGTTGAAGGCTTCAAAGTTCAGTTGTATGATGATCCAAATGCAAGGCATAGGCCTTGGAATGTGGCAGTGGAAAGAGtcacaaaaaatgttaatgtattTTTGGGTATTCCTTATGCTATGCCGCCTATTAAAGAAGGTCGCTTCAAACCTCCCAGATCGCACag AGGATGGCAACTTATACAAGCTGTTGATTGGGGACCAGCTTGTCCCCAGCCTAGTGAATATACTGGTGCTACAAAAGGTGTGCGGGATGTTGATGaagattgtttatatttaaatatatttacacctTCT GTTAATTCTGGATTAGCAAACAAATATGCAGTAATGTTCTATATACATGGCGGTGAGTTTACTCATGGGGCTAGTAATTTGTTTCCAGCTCACATGTTAGCTGCCTTCTATAATGTTGTAGtagtatcaattaattatcgccTTGGTGCTCTTG GATTTTTAAGTACTGGAGATGAGAATAGCCCTGGAAATTATGGAATTTTTGATCAAGCAATGGCATTGCAATGGGTATATGACAATATAGCTGCTTTCAATGGAAATCCTGATTCTATAACACTTTTTGGACCAGGTGCTGGAGCTGCAAGTGCAGGAATATTAATGATTGCGCCTAG AACTCGACATATGGTATCGAAAGTAATTGCGCAATCAGGTTCAGCTCTAGCTGATTGGGCAGTGATAATAGATAAGTACCAAGCACAAAATACATCTCGGGTATATGCACAAATGCTTGGCTGCAGTATAGAGAGCAGTTGGAAATTAGTGCAATGTCTAAAAGATGGACGTAGTTTCCTCGAATTAGGAAATTCTGAATTAAAACCACATGTTGGAATGTTTCCATGGGCACCTGTACTAGATTCCAACTTTACAATACCTCAAGATGATTGGTATGAGGGTTGGAGGAAATCTGACTGGCGTCTTTTTACAGAAATACCGAAAGAGAGTTTTAAAGCTGGTAAATATAGAAAGGATATAGCTTATATGGCTGGTGTCACAACTCAGGAAGCagcatatattataa agaataatattacattagcAAGAAAtggatacataataaattttgaactaTTTAATCAAAGTCTTCAGGaattaattttgcgatataattacaCTTTAAATCCACAAGGTGTTTATGAagcgataaaatatagatacacTTACTGGCCAGATCCAATGAATGTTACACATATACGTGAacagtatataaat ctcTTATCAGACTTGCTTTTTGTTGCACCATTTGATGAAACAGCAAAGCTTCTTGTGGAGAGGCATGTACCAACCTATCTATATGTTCTAAATACATCGATAGAAGCGCTCAATTTACCAGAATGGGCTAGAGTACCCCATGATACAGAACTTCTGTGGCTGACAGGAGCACCATTTATGGATTCTG AATTTTTCccacaaaaattgaaattaagtCGAGATATGTGGACTGACAATGATCGTAATATGAGTCGTTTTTTCATGGAAGCATAttctaattttgcaaaatatgg aaaCCCGACGCCTTCGCAAATATTGGGAATGCATTTTGAACTTGCTCGTTATGGTCAATTACGATATCTCAATATCAATACAACGTTTAATAGctctattcaaataaattatcgtcAAACGGAAAGTGCGTTTTGGTCCATGTATTTGCCGACTGTTATTGGTTATCTTGTTCCTACATATCCTCCTGTTACAGAA TATTGGTGGGAACCTAAACAGCCACTGCAAATCGCATTTTGGTCAATGTCAACAGCATGCTTGCTGCTACTTGTACTCTCTGTGGTATGCTGTATGCTTTGGCGTAATGCCAAAAG CAAAACAAAAGCAGCTAGAACAAGTGcag ACAATCTGATCACTACTATAGCGGAGACATCCTGA
- the LOC126849964 gene encoding cholinesterase isoform X3 — protein MAVCRQRASVGRLVIFCYFYELLIVVFAQDNIAPGSRYYNRDGVYVPQDASGYRTYVYKDRRYGYQPSYLDPIYRGPTRAPEDRYLYDETTARLPLPGILSGWREDLQGRERPDSKNIRDRSIMVVTNYGQVEGFKVQLYDDPNARHRPWNVAVERVTKNVNVFLGIPYAMPPIKEGRFKPPRSHRGWQLIQAVDWGPACPQPSEYTGATKGVRDVDEDCLYLNIFTPSVNSGLANKYAVMFYIHGGEFTHGASNLFPAHMLAAFYNVVVVSINYRLGALGFLSTGDENSPGNYGIFDQAMALQWVYDNIAAFNGNPDSITLFGPGAGAASAGILMIAPRTRHMVSKVIAQSGSALADWAVIIDKYQAQNTSRVYAQMLGCSIESSWKLVQCLKDGRSFLELGNSELKPHVGMFPWAPVLDSNFTIPQDDWYEGWRKSDWRLFTEIPKESFKAGKYRKDIAYMAGVTTQEAAYIIKNNITLARNGYIINFELFNQSLQELILRYNYTLNPQGVYEAIKYRYTYWPDPMNVTHIREQYINLLSDLLFVAPFDETAKLLVERHVPTYLYVLNTSIEALNLPEWARVPHDTELLWLTGAPFMDSEFFPQKLKLSRDMWTDNDRNMSRFFMEAYSNFAKYGNPTPSQILGMHFELARYGQLRYLNINTTFNSSIQINYRQTESAFWSMYLPTVIGYLVPTYPPVTEYWWEPKQPLQIAFWSMSTACLLLLVLSVVCCMLWRNAKR, from the exons ATGGCTGTTTGTAGACAACGCGCGTCCGTTGGACGCCttgttattttttgctatttttatgaGCTGTTGATTGTCGTGTTCGCCCAAGACAACATCGCGCCTGGTAGCCGATACTACAATCGTGACGGTGTATATGTACCGCAAGATGCGTCTGGCTACAGGACTTACGTATATAAGGACAGAAGGTACGGCTATCAGCCTAGTTACCTGGATCCTATTTACAGAGGACCTACGAGAGCACCCGAGGATCGGTATCTTTATGAC gaaaCAACAGCAAGGCTCCCATTACCAGGAATATTGAGTGGCTGGCGCGAAGATCTTCAAGGGAGAGAAAGACCagattcaaaaaatatcagagaTAGAAGTATAATGGTAGTTACAAATTATGGTCAAGTTGAAGGCTTCAAAGTTCAGTTGTATGATGATCCAAATGCAAGGCATAGGCCTTGGAATGTGGCAGTGGAAAGAGtcacaaaaaatgttaatgtattTTTGGGTATTCCTTATGCTATGCCGCCTATTAAAGAAGGTCGCTTCAAACCTCCCAGATCGCACag AGGATGGCAACTTATACAAGCTGTTGATTGGGGACCAGCTTGTCCCCAGCCTAGTGAATATACTGGTGCTACAAAAGGTGTGCGGGATGTTGATGaagattgtttatatttaaatatatttacacctTCT GTTAATTCTGGATTAGCAAACAAATATGCAGTAATGTTCTATATACATGGCGGTGAGTTTACTCATGGGGCTAGTAATTTGTTTCCAGCTCACATGTTAGCTGCCTTCTATAATGTTGTAGtagtatcaattaattatcgccTTGGTGCTCTTG GATTTTTAAGTACTGGAGATGAGAATAGCCCTGGAAATTATGGAATTTTTGATCAAGCAATGGCATTGCAATGGGTATATGACAATATAGCTGCTTTCAATGGAAATCCTGATTCTATAACACTTTTTGGACCAGGTGCTGGAGCTGCAAGTGCAGGAATATTAATGATTGCGCCTAG AACTCGACATATGGTATCGAAAGTAATTGCGCAATCAGGTTCAGCTCTAGCTGATTGGGCAGTGATAATAGATAAGTACCAAGCACAAAATACATCTCGGGTATATGCACAAATGCTTGGCTGCAGTATAGAGAGCAGTTGGAAATTAGTGCAATGTCTAAAAGATGGACGTAGTTTCCTCGAATTAGGAAATTCTGAATTAAAACCACATGTTGGAATGTTTCCATGGGCACCTGTACTAGATTCCAACTTTACAATACCTCAAGATGATTGGTATGAGGGTTGGAGGAAATCTGACTGGCGTCTTTTTACAGAAATACCGAAAGAGAGTTTTAAAGCTGGTAAATATAGAAAGGATATAGCTTATATGGCTGGTGTCACAACTCAGGAAGCagcatatattataa agaataatattacattagcAAGAAAtggatacataataaattttgaactaTTTAATCAAAGTCTTCAGGaattaattttgcgatataattacaCTTTAAATCCACAAGGTGTTTATGAagcgataaaatatagatacacTTACTGGCCAGATCCAATGAATGTTACACATATACGTGAacagtatataaat ctcTTATCAGACTTGCTTTTTGTTGCACCATTTGATGAAACAGCAAAGCTTCTTGTGGAGAGGCATGTACCAACCTATCTATATGTTCTAAATACATCGATAGAAGCGCTCAATTTACCAGAATGGGCTAGAGTACCCCATGATACAGAACTTCTGTGGCTGACAGGAGCACCATTTATGGATTCTG AATTTTTCccacaaaaattgaaattaagtCGAGATATGTGGACTGACAATGATCGTAATATGAGTCGTTTTTTCATGGAAGCATAttctaattttgcaaaatatgg aaaCCCGACGCCTTCGCAAATATTGGGAATGCATTTTGAACTTGCTCGTTATGGTCAATTACGATATCTCAATATCAATACAACGTTTAATAGctctattcaaataaattatcgtcAAACGGAAAGTGCGTTTTGGTCCATGTATTTGCCGACTGTTATTGGTTATCTTGTTCCTACATATCCTCCTGTTACAGAA TATTGGTGGGAACCTAAACAGCCACTGCAAATCGCATTTTGGTCAATGTCAACAGCATGCTTGCTGCTACTTGTACTCTCTGTGGTATGCTGTATGCTTTGGCGTAATGCCAAAAGGTAA